The following are encoded together in the Equus quagga isolate Etosha38 chromosome 15, UCLA_HA_Equagga_1.0, whole genome shotgun sequence genome:
- the MRPL40 gene encoding 39S ribosomal protein L40, mitochondrial isoform X1: MRLLGISRAPGHVPAPGCTHRGAAAPGARTNAGGPSQPRGESRGARGGRVYWEIGAFSQTWTLGPGGGEGHPLGHSGRTAGSWPSQGRRPTTEGNAGGDVPAAEEIPRCRPRAKERPPRSARLLGTWQTQIRETRRRASLLSFWDLVPMRAEPLRKKKKVDPKKDQAVKDRLKKRIRRLEKASQELIPIEDFITPVKFLDQARQRPHTELPFEEGERRALLLKKWSLYKQREHEMERDTIRSMLEAQQEALQELQLMSPELHEEAIKRDPSLFPFEREGPDYTPPVSNYQPPEGRYQDITKVYTQVEFKR; the protein is encoded by the exons ATGCGTCTATTGGGCATCTCGCGAGCTCCAGGCCACGTGCCGGCGCCGGGATGCACCCACCGGGGGGCGGCCGCGCCCGGGGCTCGAACGAATGCGGGGGGCCCTAGCCAGCCCCGGGGGGAGTCACGGGGAGCCCGAGGCGGCCGTGTTTATTGGGAGATCGGGGCGTTTTCACAGACATGGACACTTGGGCCCGGAGGAGGCGAGGGGCACCCACTCGGCCACTCCGGCCGCACCGCGGGGTCTTGGCCCTCGCAGGGACGCAGGCCGACCACGGAGGGAAACGCTGGCGGGGACGTGCCTGCGGCGGAGGAGATCCCGCGGTGCCGGCCGCGGGCCAAGGAGAGGCCGCCGCGCAGCGCGAG GCTTCTGGGAACTTGGCAGACACAGATTAGAGAGACCCGCCGGCGAGCTTCGTTGTTGTCCTTCTGGGATCTCGTTCCCATGAG AGCAGAACCTCTGCGAAAGAAGAAGAAGGTAGATCCTAAAAAAGACCAAGCAGTAAAGGACCGTTTGAAAAAGAGGATCCGACGACTGGAAAAGGCTAGCCAGGAGCTAATTCCCATTGAAGATTTTATTACACCTGTGAAGTTCTTGGATCAAGCACG ACAGCGGCCTCACACAGAGCTCCCCTTTGAGGAAGGCGAGCGGAGAGCTCTGCTCCTGAAGAAGTGGTCCCTGTACAAGCAGCGAGAGCATGAGATGGAGAGGGACACCATCAGGTCCATGCTTGAGGCCCAGCAGGAAGCTCTGCAGGAGCTACAACTCATGTCCCCAGAGCTCCATGAGGAGGCCATCAAGCGGGACCCCAGTCTGTTCCCCTTTGAGAGAGAAGGGCCAGATTACACACCACCGGTCTCCAACTACCAGCCCCCTGAAGGCAGGTACCAGGACATCACCAAGGTGTACACACAGGTGGAGTTCAAGAGATAG
- the MRPL40 gene encoding 39S ribosomal protein L40, mitochondrial isoform X2, with protein MAAALGASARVLRPGSWLLGTWQTQIRETRRRASLLSFWDLVPMRAEPLRKKKKVDPKKDQAVKDRLKKRIRRLEKASQELIPIEDFITPVKFLDQARQRPHTELPFEEGERRALLLKKWSLYKQREHEMERDTIRSMLEAQQEALQELQLMSPELHEEAIKRDPSLFPFEREGPDYTPPVSNYQPPEGRYQDITKVYTQVEFKR; from the exons ATGGCCGCGGCGCTGGGCGCTTCCGCGCGCGTGCTGCGCCCGGGGAGCTG GCTTCTGGGAACTTGGCAGACACAGATTAGAGAGACCCGCCGGCGAGCTTCGTTGTTGTCCTTCTGGGATCTCGTTCCCATGAG AGCAGAACCTCTGCGAAAGAAGAAGAAGGTAGATCCTAAAAAAGACCAAGCAGTAAAGGACCGTTTGAAAAAGAGGATCCGACGACTGGAAAAGGCTAGCCAGGAGCTAATTCCCATTGAAGATTTTATTACACCTGTGAAGTTCTTGGATCAAGCACG ACAGCGGCCTCACACAGAGCTCCCCTTTGAGGAAGGCGAGCGGAGAGCTCTGCTCCTGAAGAAGTGGTCCCTGTACAAGCAGCGAGAGCATGAGATGGAGAGGGACACCATCAGGTCCATGCTTGAGGCCCAGCAGGAAGCTCTGCAGGAGCTACAACTCATGTCCCCAGAGCTCCATGAGGAGGCCATCAAGCGGGACCCCAGTCTGTTCCCCTTTGAGAGAGAAGGGCCAGATTACACACCACCGGTCTCCAACTACCAGCCCCCTGAAGGCAGGTACCAGGACATCACCAAGGTGTACACACAGGTGGAGTTCAAGAGATAG
- the C15H22orf39 gene encoding UPF0545 protein C22orf39 homolog — protein sequence MADGGGWRPPRPCEAYRAEWELCRSAGHFLHHYYVHGERPACEQWRRDLASCRAWEERRSAGAQRSLCESERARVEAARKHALVWAPRQSPPADWHLPLPQEEKDQ from the exons ATGGCTGACGGCGGCGGCTGGCGG CCGCCGCGCCCCTGCGAGGCCTACCGCGCGGAATGGGAGCTGTGCCGCAGCGCAGGGCACTTCCTGCACCACTACTACGTCCACGGCGAGCGGCCGGCCTGCGAGCAGTGGCGGCGCGACCTGGCCAGCTGCCGCGCGTGGGAGGAGCGCCGGAGCGCCGGAGCCCAG CGGTCCCTCTGCGAGAGCGAGCGTGCAAGAGTCGAGGCTGCACGGAAGCATGCCCTCGTGTGGGCCCCAAGGCAGAGCCCCCCGGCAGACTGGCACCTCCCTCTGCCACAGGAGGAGAAGGACCAGTGA
- the UFD1 gene encoding ubiquitin recognition factor in ER-associated degradation protein 1 has product MFSFNMFDHPIPRVFQNRFSTQYRCFSVSMLAGPNDRSDVEKGGKIIMPPSALDQLSRLNITYPMLFKLTNKNSDRMTHCGVLEFVADEGICYLPHWMMQNLLLEEGGLVQVESVNLQVATYSKFQPQSPDFLDITNPKAVLENALRNFACLTTGDVIAINYNEKIYELRVMETKPDKAVSIIECDMNVDFDAPLGYKEPERQVQHEESTEGEADHSGYAGELGFRAFSGSGNRLDGKKKGVEPSPSPIKPGDIKRGIPNYEFKLGKITFIRNSRPLVKKVEEDEAGGRFVAFSGEGQSLRKKGRKP; this is encoded by the exons ATG TTTTCTTTCAACATGTTTGACCACCCGATTCCCCGGGTCTTCCAGAACCGCTTCTCCACACAGTACCGCTGCTTCTCCGTGTCCATGCTCGCGGGGCCGAATGACAGGTCAGAtgtggagaaaggagggaaga TAATTATGCCTCCTTCAGCCTTAGATCAACTCA gCCGACTCAACATTACCTACCCGATGCTGTTCAAGCTGACTAACAAGAACTCGGACCGCATGACGCACTGTGGCGTGCTGGAGTTCGTGGCCGACGAAGGCATCTGCTACCTCCCACATTGG ATGATGCAGAATTTGCTCTTGGAAGAAGGGGGCCTGGTTCAGGTGGAGAGTGTCAACCTTCAAGTGGCCACATACTCCAAATTCCAGCCTCAGAGCCCTGACTTCCTGGACATCACCAACCCCAAAGCAGT ATTAGAAAACGCATTGAGAAACTTTGCCTGTCTGACCACCGGGGATGTGATTGCCATTAACTACAATGAGAAG ATCTATGAACTTCGGGTAATGGAGACTAAGCCTGACAAGGCCGTGTCCATCATCGAGTGTGACATGAAT GTGGACTTTGATGCTCCCCTGGGCTACAAAGAGCCTGAAAGACAAGTCCAGCACGAGGAGTCAACC GAAGGTGAAGCTGACCATAGCGGCTATGCTGGAGAGCTGGGCTTCCGT GCCTTCTCTGGCTCCGGGAATAGACTGGATGGGAAGAAGAAAGGTGTGGAGCCCAGCCCTTCCCCAATCAAACCTGGAGACATTAAAAG AGGAATTCCCAATTATGAATTTAAACTTGGTAAGATCACTTTCATCAGAAATTCACGTCCACTGGTCAAAAAGGTTGAGGAA GATGAAGCTGGAGGCAGATTCGTCGCTTTCTCCGGAGAAGGACAGTCGTTGCgtaaaaagggaagaaagcccTAA